Part of the uncultured Cohaesibacter sp. genome is shown below.
GGAAAGCTATCATCATGCAGGCAACGCAGAGGTCGATTTCCTCACCGAGCTCTTGAATGACGCCGATGTGCGCCAATATCTGTCAGAAGATGAAATCAAGAGCCGCTTCGATCTGGGCTATCACACCAAGAATGTGGATGTGATCTTCAAGCGTGTCTTCGGCGAAAGCTGAACCGGTCGCAAGCGCGAAAGAGAGGCAGATAAATGAAGGCGTCTGAAGCAGACATTTTCATTATTCCCGGGTTGGACAACTCCGGCCCGGACCATTGGCAATCGCGCTGGGAAGACAAGATCCGGTCTGCGCGCCGCATCGAGCAGCAGGACTGGGCGAACCCGCAGATGGAAAGCTGGGTAAGCAAGATCATTGCCGATGTGGAACAGGCGACGCGGCCAGCGGTGCTCGTCGCCCATTCCCTCGGTGTGGTCGCAACGGTCAAGGCCGCGGCGGCCATCAAGCCGGGCATTGTCCGGGGTGCCTTTCTGGTGGGTATGCCGAATGTCGAGAGCGATGATCATGTCCCCGGACATATTCGCCATTTCGCGCCGATCCCCGAAGAGCTGTTGCCCTTCCCGTCGATTCTCGTGGCATCCCGCAGCGATCCCTATTGTGCCTTTGAAACCGCTGAGCATTTCGGCAGGAAATGGGGCTCGACCTTTGTTGATGCCGGGGACACCGGCCACATCAATGAAAAAAGCGGACAGGGCCCATGGCCGGAAGGCCTGATGACCTTCGCCAATTTCATGACCACGCTGTCCTAGACGAGCGGGCACGAAGTCACATGTGAAATGAACAAGGGCCTGACACTGTCAGGCCCTTTTTGCTGGTCCCCACTCTAGAAGTCTGCCTTGCGCTGATCCTGGTCCGGATCATGCCGTGGCAGCTGGTCCCTTCGAAGAGATCATCGCATCCACCCTTTTGGCGACGAACCAGGACAC
Proteins encoded:
- a CDS encoding alpha/beta hydrolase; translation: MKASEADIFIIPGLDNSGPDHWQSRWEDKIRSARRIEQQDWANPQMESWVSKIIADVEQATRPAVLVAHSLGVVATVKAAAAIKPGIVRGAFLVGMPNVESDDHVPGHIRHFAPIPEELLPFPSILVASRSDPYCAFETAEHFGRKWGSTFVDAGDTGHINEKSGQGPWPEGLMTFANFMTTLS